Below is a genomic region from Acidobacteriota bacterium.
AGCCGTGCTCCAGGACCACCGCCAGCAACCGTTCGGGATCCTGATCGAGGGCTGGCGAGCGCTCGAAATCGACCCTCCCCATTCCGCTGACGCTCTCCTCGAAGAGGATCTCGAGACGCCGATCCCGGCGCCGTTCGGCCCAGCCCGAGAGCTTCTCCTCGCTGACGTCGTGGGCAAACCCCAGAACCACCCCGGATCCGTCGTCGGGTCGGTGGAAAACGTTGTCGTAGGACCACATGCGCGAGCTGCCATCGCGATGCACCAGGCGCATCAGCCCGCGATCTCGCCCGCGGCTCCAGATCCGCACCAAATAGGCGTCGAACTGATCCTCGATGGTGGGATGGAGGAACTCCGCCAGGCGTCGACCGACGAGCTCTTCCGGCCGTCGACCGAGGCTACTGGCAGCGGCCCGATTGACCAGCAGGAGCTTGCCGAGTCGGTCGTGAGCGCAGATCAACCCACGGCCGTGATCGATCAGCCAACGATAGAGAGGCGACGAGGGGTCATTCATGGGACATCCCTTGCCAAGCGCAAACGGCGACCAGATCAAAAGAGAAGAGATACGTACGGCGACCAGTATACGCCGCAGGTCGCCAGCAGGAGCGATCAGTCGGTTGCCGCCGAGTTCTCGCTTAGCCAGGTGGAAGCCCCGCCCGCCTCTGGCGGAGACCCGTCCACCGCAAGGAGGAAATCCCATGAGACTCCGTTTCGCCCTCGCCGCCCTGGCCTTTGTCGCCTGTCCAACGCTGATCACCGCGGCTGAGCTGGCACCGGCACCCTTTCCCCCGCAGGACATCCCCGGGACCTTTGTCGACCGCTTCGACGACGGCATCGTCGGTCCCCACTACGCCCCCATCGGCGGCGCCACCCTGATCGAGCAGGGCGGCCAGCTGAGGGTCATTCAGAAAGCCAAGGGCGAGGGCGTGCTGGTCAAGTACCCGGCCCAGGTCGCCGGCCAGAGCCTGTTCGTGTTCTGCGCTCGAGTCGGCTTCCAGCTCTCCCAGCTCGGCCCCGGCGAGATGGTCGCCTTCGAGGCCGTCGATGTCGCCACCGGCGGCTTCACCACCCGCAGCCCGCAGGACAGCACCCGCTGGGAGATCGAGCAGGATCCCACCGATCCCAGCAAGTACAACTACAAGGTCTACAAGAACGGCTCCCTGACCACCGAAGGTCAGGCCACCATTCCGGAGAACGCCAGCGGCTTCCGGATCGACAAGGTGCCGGGCACCAACATGGTGATCGGCGAGGTGCTCTTCCCAGACGGTAGCTGGGAGAAGCTGTGGGAGCACGATCCGCCGGAGATCCCCTTCGAGACCTTCTCGATCACCAGCACGATGGACGAGTTCGCCCTCGACGACGTGATGGGCGGCCTGCACACGGACGATCCCAACTCCGATGGCGCGGTCAGTGATCTGGCACCGTTGGCCGAGGCCGACGGCGGCCTGGCCTTCTACCCGCGGGGCGACGACCTCTACGACGTCGAGATGACCTTCGAAGACCTGGTGGCCTTCTCGACCGAAGGCGAATCGGTGATTCCCCTCGCCCTCGAGATCGGCGAGCGCAGCCTCGCCTTCGAGGTCAAGTGCCGCGGCGGCACCGGCGGCACCTGCTCCGGCCAGTCCAACTGCTCGACCAAGACCTGCC
It encodes:
- a CDS encoding PAS domain-containing protein, whose product is MNDPSSPLYRWLIDHGRGLICAHDRLGKLLLVNRAAASSLGRRPEELVGRRLAEFLHPTIEDQFDAYLVRIWSRGRDRGLMRLVHRDGSSRMWSYDNVFHRPDDGSGVVLGFAHDVSEEKLSGWAERRRDRRLEILFEESVSGMGRVDFERSPALDQDPERLLAVVLEHGYVGDCNRAFAEQYGAASSAELSRVPVRHLPLFNHPDYRPAVRSFLQQGCRSADLRLQQRDPAGARRDYRVNLVGVTEDGALSCLWLLQSELPSAD